The Musa acuminata AAA Group cultivar baxijiao chromosome BXJ1-8, Cavendish_Baxijiao_AAA, whole genome shotgun sequence genomic sequence CTCTTTTATTGTATTAGAGATGAGTTTTTATACTTGATCGTTAAGTGACataatattatatgaaatattttacagAAAGATAGTCTCTAATCGTTTCCAATAATCTCCATTGACTTTTTATTCATGCGGACAACAAAGGATCAGTGCATAATTGCTCACCTTAGATCATTGGCCACTTAGATAGATAAGTCATATGATTGGTCACATGTCGGATGATAATTGATTGAAGATGTAATCTCTATCAAACTCttaattttaactttttaattGTAGTATGATGATCACAATACATGGctgttttctatttttttctatgaAACATTTATGTTGCATATTTATATATGATGTGTACTGAATGCaagatgaaaaaagaaaagaaatccatTATTATAGAAAAGGCCGTGCGTATATCTACGGTACGTGTACCTACGCACGTGTCGTTCACGTGCTATAAAAATTCGTGTTAATATTATCTATTATCTATATATGCGAAAATTTCCGGGTAATTACGACGAAGGTATCGGAATGGGTTGGATAAAGGGATAGCCTTCTTCCGCCACAACCCAGTAGCGAAGCCAGGTCGAAGCGAAGCAAAGATAAGAGGAGAAAGGGTAGGGCAAAGATGCGGATCTCTTGTGCGACAACTccttccctctcctcctccttcgtcGCTTCTCCGCTCTTCGCACCCAATTCCCATTCTTTTGCTAACGTGTCCCTCGCCAAGGCCCCGTCGGCCGTCCGCCTCCGTGTCCGCTGCGAGCTCGCCGCCATCCCCGTGCTCTCCTTCTCCGGGGAGAAGGTGGGTGACGTCCCCCTCGACCTCAAGTCCGCCCCCTCCGACACTGCCCGTGCCGTCGTCCACCGCGGCCTTGTCGCCGAGCAGCAGAACCAGCGCCGCGGCACCGCTTCCACCCTCACCCGCGGCGAGGTCCGCGGTGGAGGGAAGAAGCCCTACCCCCAGAAGAAGACCGGCGGCGCCCGCCGCGGATCCCAGCGCACCCCGCTTCGCCCCGGCGGTGGCGTCGTCTTCGGCCCCAAGCCGCGCGACTGGAGCGTCAAGATCAACCGCAAGGAGAAGCGCCTCGCTCTGTCCACTGCCCTCGCCAGCGCCGCCGCGGCCGCCGACGCCCTTGTGGTGGAGGACTTCGGCGAGGAGTTCGAGGCCGGGCCCAAGACCAAGGAGTTCGTGGCGGCCATGCGGAGGTGGGGGCTCGACCCCAAGCGGAAGGCCATGTTCCTGTTGACGGAGGTGTCGGATAACGTCCTGCTCTCCTGCAGGAACATTGGGACCATCAAGCTGCTAACCCCCAGAACGCTCAACCTGTTTGACATTCTCGACTCAGAGAAATTGGTATTCACCAAATCGGCTGTGGAGTATCTCAATTCAATGTATGGGGAAAATGCGGAAGAGGAGGGggatggagaagaagaggaggaagagattgTTCTTGCAGGTTAGTTTAGTACATCAGAACCTCTAATCGTTTTGTCTCTACTAGTTCAGTGAATCATATTTTTGGCTCTAGATTGTTAATGCGAGTTATGAACCCTTCTTTTCTCTTAAATGAAATTTAAAGCTTTATATAGCTAACAGAGCAGGGATCTTCAAATGAATTGTGGAAGAAGTTTACCGAAACAGCAACTATCTGAAAGTTATTTGTTTTACAAGACAGAATAAGCCCTTATCATCACTTTCGGTCGGACAAGGAAACAACATAGACAGTAGGATGATCTTTCTAAATTCTTCTCTTCAGCTTGTCAAATGGTCTCTTTAAGTATAACATGGAATCTTCCCTTTGGAAGTAAGATGTTTATAAATGGTGGCATTTAGACATAGCAACACAGTGATAagtgaatttttattttcttctaatCCTTTAGTCGTGGATAGGTGCTAATTAGATATACATTTTACTCACTAGGATGCACTTGGACATGGTTAGAAATTTTCTGATCGAATATATGACTACTTGATGTTTAAATACTCATGATATATGTAACCATCATTGGACATTAGAATTGCTGTTTCTTAATGCCTTCAGCACATAATTGTGTTGAACTAGTTGTCTAGTTTGCATTCTATAGCTTTATTGTCGAACTATATTAAATACTTGTCTAGGATTAATTGAAGCTATGTTAATAGAAAAACTAGAAAGGTAGCAACTTGCGATACGGTTTGAATGGTCCAGATGAAAACCAACTTTCCGACCAGCCTATCAGAAAATAGAtatgatattcttatttataagTCAGTTATCTTTCTAAACATACATTTTGAAATTGTCAAATAATCTTCATTATAATATTGAAGTTCCTTTTGGTGATATGATGTTTGCTTAGACCTAACCataaaataaattgatgagtCGATTATTTCTTTTCCTTGGATCCTTCTTGTCATGGCTGCATGTTAGTCGGATATACTCTAGTTTTcaatacatgattatttaataTCCCCAAACTCATCACATAATGCCATCATTTAGAATTAGAGTACTAGAGTTGCAGGTTTTTAATGCCCTCAGCAGGCTTATATTGAACTCATAGGCAAGTtcgctttctttctctttctacaTGTTTACCctggaatgtttttttttttcccctttcagtTAAACCATATAAATATCGCAAATAAAATCATAGCAACATAACTACGTGATGAATGGTCTATAGGAGTTTCAGTTCTGGTTTACAGAAgtgctaatatatatataagccCTTAGGCCATATTTGTTACGGGGGCTAGACACTCCAGGATTTCTTTAAATAATGCAAGTGTTGATCCAAGTTTTGTTAGAAACATCTTTTCATGTTTGGCTATATCTTTTTAATTCCAACCTGTTTTTCTTTTGTGTTTGATTGGGGGATTTTATGTTTATCTCGGAACTACGAAGCTCTGTCCCGGGGGTGTTGCCTTAGGAATTCAAATCCCCATGGTTCAGACAGTTAATTGGAATTTCTAAGCTGTCCAATTCCAGGGACAGTATAGAAAATCCCCATTGAATCTTTATACCAAACATTGATCTTAGAATATAGTATTTGATTGTGCAATGACGATCTGATGGGAACTCTTTCTTTGTTGGCTTTCAGGAGACAACTAAGATCATACAAATCACGCTCATTATCATGTGCCGGAGTCCAAAGACTTTTGTCCTATTTTGATACAAATCAAGTTTTCAGCTTGTTTTAGGGGGCATCAGAATCTTACATCATGAAGCAGGTTGGATAGTTGCTTCTTGCAGTTTGTCATAGTTATAAGCTGTAACTGATGTAGGTTTCATTGTTTCCAGCTTCACATTCTCATGAGGTTTTTAACTCCATGGAAATTTATTGTCCAATTGGTTTCTCGCAGACATGTTAATATCTTGTGTATTTTGAACATTACGAGTTAATTGGCATCTAGTTTGTGTCGAATCCTGAGGTTTGCTTGCTGTTAGCTTAACAAGGTGCGATCTTAACTTGTCATTAATTTCTAGTTGCCAATCGATTTATTATTAGAACTCTTTTCTCAACCTTATCCCTCTGATAATGCATGATAACATAGATATTATCATGTCGATCTCAGGTAGCAGATCCCCCATCAAAACACACTGTTTGAGTTATAGTGAAGATCTATTGTTCTTTTCTTCAAGTGCTTATTGGTTTCTTGTTCTTCATGTCTTTCTTCAAAATTGATTAGCTGAAGTCCACCCACAAGAATCTTCTAATCTCGTCCTTCCTATTTATGAAGTCCACCCACAAAACACACGCTGAGTCGACGATCGAAAACGGAGATGACGTAAAATTCTCTGCAAGCGTTTGCGTGGCGGAATGGCAGGGGATTACCTGCACTGCACTGTGAGCTGTGACACTACGGAGATCAATATCTAATTTTCttatttacatataattttagtCTGCCGCCACTACACACCACGCGTGCAATGCGCGTGTGAGCTCGAGAGTGATCATAATAAACTATGTTTCCCACGACTACATTATTGGTGACGATGATGAAGAAGCAAAAGGGGTCATCATAATAATCTCATCTCCTCTTTCCACTGCTTGTTTTCTTGtttcctccctcctctcctctgCTTCTTTCGTTTCGTTCATCCAATGTGAGGAGGAAAAAAGAGGGTGAAATGCCCTGAAATTTAGGGCTCGATGACGAGGTCGCCCCGTCGCGATCGTCGGATGCTGCCGCCGCTGCCTCTCGCCCGGATTCGCTTGGTTTGCCTCGTGATCGAGCTAGGATTCGTGGTTGGATTACTAGCTTCTGTTTAGTTGTTTGTTTCTCATTGCCGTCGTCTGCTGCTGTCGTAGAGATCGGAGAGGTTTGAACGGGAATCTGGTGCTGGAGTCTGCCGCCTCCTTCGTAGATACTTGCATTTTCGCAGCGGATCTGGTCGGTGAATCCTTTGTTGGTTGGGTGCTGGGTTGTGTGGGTTGACGGGCGTGGGGAAGAAGGATGGAGCAGCGGAGCAAGGTGGGGAATTTCGTGATACCGGACACGGCGTTGGAGCGGGTGATGGGGTACATAGAGGACCCTCGCGACCGGGAGGCCATCTCGCTGGTGTGCCGAAGGTGGTACCACGTCGACGCCCTCTCGCGGAAGCACGTCACCATCACCATCTGCTACTCCACAAGCCCCGACCGGGTCCGCCGCAGGTTTCCCAACCTGGAGTCCCTCAAGCTCAACGGCAAGCCCCGTGCCTCCATGTTCAACCTCATCCCCGAGGACTGGGGTGGCTACGCCGGCCCCTGGGTCCACGGAATCGCTGAGGCCCTCAGTTGCCTCAAGACCATCTACTTCCGCCGCATGATTGTTAGGGACGACGACATTGGCGTGCTCGTTAGGGCCAGGGGCGACAAGCTCAAGTCGCTTAAGCTCGACAAGTGCTCCGAGTTCTCCATGGATAGCCTCAACTGGTCGCCCGTTCTTGCAAGTAAGTACGCCCTCCGTTGGAACGAACTATTCTTGTTTGCTTCTTTAACCTTCTGGTCTTTCTTGGCTTATGACATCACGTTTGTTATTGCCTTATCTTCTCATTTCATTTAATCTCTGTCTTATTTATCACGTTAATAGTGCATGGTGCCGTCATTTATGCCTTATCTTGTGCCCTGTGGAATGCAATGGATTGTATATTCTCGCCCTTGTAGCGGGAGATTGCTTGTACACTCACCTGATTCTTGTAGACAGCATTTTGGGTCTTGGCTAACCTCCAGATTTGAACTCTTGTGCCCAGCAGAAAATCTAGTGCTCTTTAGTTCTTGATTGCATACTTGTTTAATCTTTTTATTGCTTAATTTGATGTTTGATATCCTAAATTGGTAACAAAACTTGGTGATAGCTCACCTGTCAATGTGGTTTGTATCTAAAGGCCTATCTTTCTATATATGTTGCTCTCAAGTGTGATATGATTAGGGACTGTTGAATCCAATCATTTAGAGTTAAATCAACTAGTGTAGATAAATATAAGCAACCGGAATGGCAAGTCCTCTTAAAGTGTGGGAGTGATCAGCAAGAAGTTGGCTTTTGACTTGTTATATCATGATGAATTGTATATTAATGTTGATTTTGATGCTTGATTGTTCTTCATCACACCGAAatagttttcttttcttcttgttaAGGAAAACTATATACAAAGTTCAAATTGTTTCATAAAGCTTGTCCATTATCATTGTCCTGTATCTTAATGGCTGCTGCAACATCTTCTCACCAAATAATCAACTTATCTTCTACCGAATACTTGAATGATTAGCAAGAAGCTCCTTTGATTTTTCTTATATCCTTAATTTGTCATTATActggaggatatatatatatgccactaCAGGTGACTTCTTCAAACGAATCTCTCGCCCATGGTTGCAGGCTTGCGGCCAAAGCATCACCATCGGTTGAACAACAGCAACAGTGTCATC encodes the following:
- the LOC103994036 gene encoding large ribosomal subunit protein uL4c, which produces MRISCATTPSLSSSFVASPLFAPNSHSFANVSLAKAPSAVRLRVRCELAAIPVLSFSGEKVGDVPLDLKSAPSDTARAVVHRGLVAEQQNQRRGTASTLTRGEVRGGGKKPYPQKKTGGARRGSQRTPLRPGGGVVFGPKPRDWSVKINRKEKRLALSTALASAAAAADALVVEDFGEEFEAGPKTKEFVAAMRRWGLDPKRKAMFLLTEVSDNVLLSCRNIGTIKLLTPRTLNLFDILDSEKLVFTKSAVEYLNSMYGENAEEEGDGEEEEEEIVLAGDN
- the LOC135680569 gene encoding coronatine-insensitive protein homolog 1b-like isoform X2 encodes the protein MEQRSKVGNFVIPDTALERVMGYIEDPRDREAISLVCRRWYHVDALSRKHVTITICYSTSPDRVRRRFPNLESLKLNGKPRASMFNLIPEDWGGYAGPWVHGIAEALSCLKTIYFRRMIVRDDDIGVLVRARGDKLKSLKLDKCSEFSMDSLNWSPVLASDFFKRISRPWLQACGQSITIG
- the LOC135680569 gene encoding coronatine-insensitive protein homolog 1b-like isoform X1, encoding MEQRSKVGNFVIPDTALERVMGYIEDPRDREAISLVCRRWYHVDALSRKHVTITICYSTSPDRVRRRFPNLESLKLNGKPRASMFNLIPEDWGGYAGPWVHGIAEALSCLKTIYFRRMIVRDDDIGVLVRARGDKLKSLKLDKCSEFSMDSLNWSPVLASLRPKHHHRLNNSNSVIYSTYMTLRSNMLSFEE